One Opitutaceae bacterium DNA segment encodes these proteins:
- the dcuC gene encoding C4-dicarboxylate transporter DcuC: MGFLAIAIIGLTIILIVRQYQTQAVLFLSGFSLLLLAYGHHLLSGEPVPGLAEAGTGWFGFDLFQIVQESFSTRAAGIGMIIMAAGGFARYMSSIQASTALVKLAVRPLSCIRNPYILLSLSYLVGQILNIFVPSAAGLAMLLLVAMYPTLVRLGLRPAAVAAVIGTTACLDLGPASGASNLAAEVSGLEPIVYFVRHQLPVALFVMPVVAALHFFWQRRCDAMDGEAAGSVADELVVGAQDDTPAPALYALLPILPLALLLVFSPLVVHQVRLDVVTAMLISLFVGIACEIIRLRSLKLALAGIVHFFKGMGDIFAKVVTLIVAAETFATGVKATGLIGDLLGLVESGGHGGLVMMIALVLLVGCIALLTGSGNAALFSFAGIIPAAATPMGLSAVALMLPSQLAAGLFRSMSPVAGVIIAVSSAANVSPFRIVRRTAVPMLGGVVVMVLVSAWLG, from the coding sequence ATGGGGTTTCTCGCCATCGCCATCATCGGCCTGACGATCATCCTGATCGTCCGACAGTACCAGACGCAGGCGGTGCTCTTTCTCTCGGGGTTCTCCCTTCTTCTCCTCGCCTATGGGCACCACCTTCTTTCGGGCGAGCCGGTCCCGGGTCTGGCGGAAGCGGGAACCGGATGGTTCGGGTTCGATCTCTTCCAGATTGTCCAGGAATCCTTCTCCACCCGTGCGGCGGGAATCGGCATGATCATCATGGCGGCGGGCGGGTTCGCGCGCTACATGTCGTCGATCCAGGCATCGACCGCTCTGGTCAAGCTGGCCGTTCGTCCGCTCTCATGTATCCGGAATCCCTATATCCTGCTTTCGCTTTCCTACCTGGTCGGTCAGATCCTGAACATCTTTGTTCCGAGCGCGGCGGGCCTCGCCATGCTTCTGCTCGTGGCCATGTATCCGACCCTGGTCCGGCTCGGTCTTCGACCCGCCGCGGTGGCGGCGGTCATCGGCACCACGGCCTGTCTTGATCTGGGGCCGGCCTCGGGTGCATCGAACCTGGCCGCCGAGGTCAGCGGGCTTGAGCCGATTGTCTATTTCGTGCGTCACCAATTGCCGGTCGCCCTCTTCGTCATGCCGGTGGTTGCCGCCCTCCATTTCTTCTGGCAACGACGGTGCGATGCGATGGACGGAGAGGCGGCGGGATCGGTCGCCGACGAGCTGGTGGTCGGTGCGCAGGACGACACCCCGGCACCCGCTCTCTACGCTCTTCTTCCCATCCTGCCGCTCGCACTCCTCCTGGTTTTCAGTCCGCTGGTTGTCCACCAAGTCCGGTTGGATGTGGTCACCGCCATGTTGATCAGCCTTTTTGTCGGCATCGCCTGCGAGATCATTCGTCTCCGGAGTCTGAAACTGGCCCTGGCGGGAATCGTCCACTTCTTCAAGGGGATGGGGGATATCTTCGCCAAGGTGGTCACCCTGATCGTTGCGGCGGAGACCTTCGCGACCGGGGTGAAGGCGACGGGCCTGATCGGCGATCTCCTCGGACTGGTTGAATCCGGCGGTCACGGGGGGCTTGTCATGATGATCGCCCTTGTTCTGCTGGTGGGCTGCATCGCGCTGCTGACCGGCAGCGGCAACGCCGCCCTGTTCAGCTTCGCCGGGATCATCCCGGCGGCGGCGACGCCGATGGGATTGTCGGCGGTGGCCCTGATGCTTCCCAGTCAACTCGCGGCAGGGCTCTTCCGGAGCATGTCGCCCGTTGCCGGGGTCATCATCGCGGTTTCCAGCGCCGCCAATGTCAGCCCGTTTCGCATCGTCAGGCGAACGGCCGTCCCGATGCTGGGGGGGGTGGTCGTGATGGTTTTGGTCAGTGCCTGGTTGGGTTGA